GGATATAGCCATGTAGTAGCGGTGTTAAAACATAATCATTCATTAAttctttctttggccaaatCTATACACTGAAGTGGATGTATATTATTTTGATTATAGTGGATGCCAATTGAGGAGTACGCAAAACAACCTTTCGTCGTTAACAACAagcaattcaatttcatggcgAATATATGCTTGGTGAAGGCTGATCATGGCTACCCTGGTTTTAGTGCTCGGGCCACAACTACTTGGGGTGGCAAAAGGACTTACATCTACTGCAATAAGCCTGAAATTGTGGAGAACTTTGCAAGTTTGATGTAATTactaaaaaagatgaaatttttatttcttaattttaaattactgttaatgtttaattttttcatattttctttttttcccctcttcctCTTATTTGTggtaagttttaaaatttgattgtactttttgaaagttgcTAAGATTCTATTacactttcataataagtttaagaatttttagtgcTCTTAGCCATTTATAAAACTATAGAAGGTAGCATCTTTTTGATAGAAGAATAATGAAGTTAAACCTATCTACATTTGAAGAAAAGGGAGAATGAGGTTTCAGCGATTTGCTTCCCCTTTAATAAGGCAATACTGAGAAATCAAGCTTGGAGACTAACTCAAAACCCCTCATCACTTTGGCGTTGGCTAttgaaatgaatttactttCCTAGCGTAGACTTTTGGCATGCAGAAAAAGGAGTATGCCCCTTTTAGGGATGGTAGAGCTTGCTCGCGGGAAGGGATTTAATCTCTCACTTAGTGCATTGTTTAGTACATAATGAAGCTAACATAACAATTAGAGAAAAGACAAATGGCTGAAAAAGATGGGGCTTGGAGGTCCTGCTCCTCGAGGTGAACCACTTGTGCAGTCGATCTAATTAGCAAGGAGAACTCATGGAATGTTCAATTTCTAGAGGATAATTTTGACATTAAATTGTCGATAAAATCCAATCTAGTCCAGTGAGGACTCAAATAGCAAAAGATCATATTGTATGGACATGGATTCAATTAAACAAATATTCAGTCGAAAGAGGATATAATCACATAAGAGGGTCAGATGACAAGCCTAGCTAGATTCAAGCATTTTCCTCCTTTCAACTTCCTCACAGtctctgttcaaaaaaaaaaaaaaaaaaaaaaaaacttcctcACAGTCTATGGAGGGAGATATGGAACTTGTGTACCACCCCTAAAGTCAAATTATGTATGTGGCCCACTATGTCAAAACGCTCCACTTATGAAGGAGAACCTATTTGGAAGATGAATTGTACTCGATTTGATATGCGCATTGTGCAATAAAGGCGTCCTCGAGACAACAGAGTATTTATTCTTGTTACCCACATACGACCTAGATCTATATATTAAACTTTCGAGATAAGGTTTGTCAAGAATTGAAGCATGGATATAAGAACTAAAAGCAAACTTAGCTCACTTGCCAAATTTGGAAGTGGTCGTGTTGGTACTCTGGCACATGTGAAAAGCACGAAATCACTTGGTCCTCACGAATAGAGCTCTAGCTCCACCAGGCATCGTGGATTCTGCCAGGCGACGAGCATAAAGATAATGGGTCCGGTCAGGCGAGGAGGGAGGTGAAGCAAGCAAAGTCACGGCCTTCGTCAGCCTCGCCACTTGCCGGCGAGGACCATGGCACTCTCCGTAGATCTAGCGCTGCGGCCTTGTTGaattctctctgtctctgtctctgtctctcttcttATGCGGGTGCAGCGGCGACGGTGGCAGCAACAATGGGCTGAGACAATGGTGAGGGTCGTTGGACCGTCGTCAGTGGATGGACGGCCCTGCCACCGGCCAAGGTACCTCCTCCTTCCCTGGTCAGGCTTAGCCACCGACTCTCCctcttttttagggttttttattattaaaatttgtttaggaaaagaaaaccagaaaACCCAAACTATTTATATTTACCCtaagttttttctttataacataaaaaatctcacACTATACACTATACTAACTATAATACTTTTATCCTTATGAgatcaaaaatcacaaaactattattatgtgatatatttacaCTCCACCAAGGTTtagttaaatgattttttagtcaaaataaaGTCAGTTGTTTTGCTTACATCACGTCcttgaaaatagatttttgacaGTGCTCATTAATCAAATATTAATATAAGGTAAATATGTTatacattaaaaatttagaattttagatttgtggatgtttttttttttcctcaattttttttttttttttgcgcgcCAGTGATGTATTAGATGGGAAACGGGTCATTCGTATATTTAAGGGAAGGGAATGGATCAGTTGAGTAtgcgatcaaaaaaaaaaaaaaattgcaaaggcgtgtgattgaataaaataaagaagctcaattaattcttttatttattaattttcgcaTGACCGTTACCCAACACGGTCGACAAATTGCAGTCCTAAAGCAGTCGTCCCTTCCCTTGAATTTgacataaattttcatttaccTAGACTCAAACTCGAGAGGTAGATTCCCAGGAAGCTACTGGGAACAAAAGAGGAAGACGATGGACACTTTCGATGATCTTCCCATTGCCTCTTCTCTAGTCATTTTCCAATCtcaaagtctttttttttctttctgttttcctAGGATTCACCGGTCAATCAAATGACTCTTATATTATATAACTTGAATCTTTGGTCAATCACAATCCTCGATTGAAACGCAGAAGGTCCTCGGTATTACAAAATTAACAGACGTAAGAAGGAAGGGGAAGAAACATTACGAAAAGATCGTAACCCTTCAATAATAGGGTGTGGTCCACAACGATAGGAGCTTGCCACTTTCGAATCAAATAAAATCGTTGCTAACAGGATTTTATCGATGAGAGAAATCATGATTTGTCTCTTCTCATATCATTTGCAATCaatattttggaaattatacGATTTTCTTATTAAGTACGCTTAATCTCATTAATTGGATCCTTAcaatataaaaaagaagtttaggtatattaagggcgcgtttgataacaacattTAGTACTAAAATTTACAAGGAAGGAGCTGCCTCATTAAATTCAAACGAAATTATTTGGTGATAATTAGAGTAGTATCAATTATATTGGTGAAACTTATTAATAATGTTTGGTTCGCCTATGGTAAGGAACTAATAATCTCCCTAACTATTCATAGTGAAACCACCATTTAATTCCACTTCCAACACTAAAGTTGTGGACATATTTAGGGCTTAAATATGTGGCacccatttcaaaattttattgaatggGCCTTTGGAGGCTAAGATGGATTATGATGCGACgagataaatttttgtttgaataCTAAATGTGATCCACTTGTTCAAATGTTCAATAATAGTTTGCCTTATCATCGATTTAATAGCTTAAGGCAAACACTAATGAATAATAATTTGCCTTAAATTATTCTTGTCATGGTCAGATAAGAATAATTTGCGTATATATCTATATCAAAGAATAATACATGCTTTATAAGATGATTAAGATTAAGATATTATCAATTAtaatctctataagatatgcacaatttatataaggaaaatgacataaataattcttgaattttagttTAATGTGCAATGTAATTCGtacatttttaatttgttcaatgtggtcttgaaattttaaatgtagttcttgaactttcaatttcattaatagtgtttttggattttggtaCATATTCGCTTTAGTTCTTGAACTATATAAAAAGATTCAATGTAGTCCCTAtaatcaaattaatgaaaagataatattgaatattttaatatactttAGGGATTAAGTTAAACATGTTAaggtaaaattcaaaaatatatttcaggGAGAATATTGagtattttaatattatcaTATTACATAATAaggtaaaattcaaaaattattttggacgAATTAAAAGTTGAAGGACCATCGGATAAAAGTTGAATGACTATTTGTCTGGTTATCCCGTTTAGATATGGAACCTCGGATAATGGTGAAGACTGAAAGGACATCATGATAAGAAAACTTTGATTTTGTCGGACGCGTTCTTGGGAGAAGAACCGATCGCCGATCTACACCTACAGCGAGGACGACGGAAGAAACAAGGTAAGTTCTGAGCGCCCGAGGTCGAATCTGCCCGGTGGCATCCCTGCATCTTCATCGGTTCCGTGTCCGTGGAGGTGTGCAGCCGAGGGGAACGTTCGCCGCAAATCTTTCGAAGACCAGATCACCGCGCCATTACTCCTCCCCAGATGTTTCAAATTCGCAGACCCAGACGAAGCCTTTATATGGTTTTACCGTTGCTGCCTCTATCTTTCACTTCGCTTTAGCCGTTGGAGCGATAGCAGTGCAGTGAGGAACAACTTTAATCTCCGTCCGTTCGATGTTCGTGCCGAGACTGAAAAGCGTCAAGCTTTTCGACCCGCTCCTCCACGCGCGCCAGGGCTCCGTGCCGAGACCGGTCGTCCGAGGCCTCTTTTTTAGTGCTTTGACTCCTCGCAAGCCAAGGGCTTTAGAGGGTACGCgcatttggttttttttctctcgagTTTTCATTGTTTAATCTATCGTCTGTGACGACGACAAAGCCTACCCAATTGCCCACCTTCTGTATTTCTTTACTTGTTTGATTCATGGACATTCGCAATTTAGTTGGTTTTTGCGtttggttctttctttcttttttcagaaagttttgatttttcttcgtGGGTGTGGCTGTCTTGATGCTCTTGAGCTTTGATTATCAAGGAACATCGTTACCCAAGAGTGTTTGCGAGAGAGTTGACTTAGTAAACAGAGACTATTGAggtcttcctcctttttttttaatagtattgTTCTGGGTTATTTTCTATTTGGGTTTATTACATTTGAGCAAGACCAGTAGTTTCCGATAGAAATCAGTGGATGAATGGTCGCTTCATTTGTCCAGGTTTAGCTCCTAGGGTGCCCTTTCCCATCAGATACAAGTCCATCAGTGCATCATCAGCTTTGAGGCAAGGCATGACTGAACATAATGATAGTGGGATCGAGCAGATTCAACTGCTCGATGGGTTTCAGGATTCATATGGAGGAGTTACTGTGGAGATGAAGGAGCATATGGATGCTGATGTCTTTGCCCCTTTGCTCCGGGCTTCAATATCAAGCTGGAAACAACAGGTACCGCACTTGTATTTCGTCGgtctcttcttgtttttttcaatttgtaacAATATCAATCTGGTCTTCTGTATTTCTTCTTATTGGGTATATTTTGGTTGCAGGGGAAGAAGGGAGTGTGGATCAAATTGCCCATTGAATATTCGCATCTTGTTGACATTACAGTGAAGGTACATACATGTTTTTTCCCGTGGCCAAGATTTAGTATTGGCCCCTCTTGTTAAATCACTTTCTAGCAGGAAGTTTGATAGGCTAAGGTATGAAATACACGGTTCATTGAAATATTGTCTGGTAATTTGGCAGGAAGGATTTAGGTATCATCATGCTGAATCGAATTACTTGATGCTTGTCTGCTGGCTTCCTGAGACCCTGGATACTATTCCTGTGAATGCTTCACATAGGGTGGGCGTTGGTGCTTTCGTCTTGAATGATAAAAGAGAGGTAACTTTCTGCCTTGCCATTGTCCCATTTCTAGCACTCACCCTTTTAAGACTCTCTAATAGGAAGCTGCAAAGGGATGGAAATGTAACATTTGATTTGCTCATTCAGTTGTTCTTAGAAGTTCAGAGTTGGACTCTAGCACCTCTCTGCAGTAGTGTGTAAGACTAGAGATTTGCAGTGCGTGAAATCAGCCTGCTTGATAGGCATTGAGTCCTTTAGAAGGATAGGTAGGATCACAGTAATTTCGCCTGGGAAGAAAACCTCTGCATTCAATGTCCATTGGGTTTGTACGCATGTATGTTACCATTGTGGATAAGCAGAGATGTTGGAGTGCGATAAATCTTCTCATCATAGCAACAATCGCATAATCTTCTATCGGTTTTCCTAGGGATTCAGCTTGTGGATAATAGCCTTACTTTGTGAAGAGATAAAATGCAGTGAAGTTTTATGCCAACTTTTGTTCGGTGCATGCTTTTTTACTGCTTTATCCTGTTTTCAGCGTGATTCTTACGCAACCACACCCTAAAGAATTTAAAACCTTTCCCTCCTTTCTAGGTGCTTGTGGTCCAAGAGCATAGTGGAAGGTTCCAAGGTACGGGTGTATGGAAACTCCCCACAGGAGTCGTGAATGAGGTGAGTATGTTTACGATGTCAAGTGCTACATAAGAAGTATCAATATGTAATACAATGGTTTGACTGTGACTCCATCCCTGTAGGGAGAGGATATATGTCATGCAGTTGTCAGGGAAGTAAAGGAAGAGACTGGAGTAAGTGAAGAGTTTTATGTTGTGTAAAAAAGTTAATTATCTGAGGCATTTCACTTGAGAATTCCAACTAAAGCCTTATTCTTTTACGATCTACAGGTAGACACTAAATTTGTTGAAGTCCTTTGTTTCAGGTAAAGAAAATCCTCTATTTCAGATTGTGGTGCATTAATATGTTTTGGTCTTTATTTAGATATCTGTGTTTAGCCTTCTGATGTTCAAATTTGCTTTCGCTTTCTCACATTCTATCTCTTATGTTCGATCACAGACAAAGCCACAAATCATTCTCCACAAAGTCGGATTTGTTCTTCCTTTGCATGCTTCAGCCAGAATCATCTGCTATTGATAAACAGAATGTAGAGATTGAGGCAGCCCAGGTAAATTGCACACTTGCATATCTTCTTGATTTTGGTGGAAGTATGAGGACTCTTTAATAGTTAAATCATTGCTCGGGCAGTCTTGTACAACACTGGGCTGCATGCTTTGATCTTGCATTCTTGCTCATTTGTGCTAAACAATGAATctagtaaaatttaatgtatAATTTCTCAAGCACATCGACGACGAGTGATCTCGCTGGATACCTGTTAGGATATAGCCATGTAGTAGCCGTGTTAAAAGTTGATCATTCATTAGttctttctttggccaaatCTATGAACTGAActggatttgttttctcttGATTATAGTGGATGCCAATTGAGGAGTATGCAGCACAACCTTTTGTTGTTGGAAACAagcaattcaatttcatggcgAAGATATGCTTGGCGAAGGCTGATCATGGCTACCCTGGTTTTGGTGCTTTGGCCACAACAACTGGGAGTGGCAAAAGGACTTACATCTACTGCAGTGACCCTGAAATTGAATAGCACTTTGCGTGTTCGATATAATTCCTGCCTGGTTTGTAATGTGGAATTTCTTCCTTAGACCCAGGCCTACTGGACTGGACCGTGTTGATCCCACGACTGATTTTGTGAACACTACGTGAGCCCTAGATGTAGGTCCCACAAAATCAAAGGTTAGGATGGACTCAGTCGAGTGACCTAGGACTAAGGCAAGAATTTTCCAGTTGTGATGTCGCATGACCATTGATGGTGGCCAACTGGGGGGGCTTATGGAGGAGGCGGCCAAAGCTCTTGAAGATGGGAAGATCGATGTCCATTCTGATCTAAATTTGTTATAGTTTGGTTCAAACACTTCAGAATTATCTTCAACTTCAATTCATGTCCTCAAgtaataaaatcaatttagacttagcattatttttaaataaatagcTGAGGCTTAGcttaatcaaattgaatagaaCTAGGCTCGCCTTAGTTTTCTTAACAAGCTTCCATGGGCTTATGTCTTGAAGCTTAATAACAAAGCTATGTTTGTATTGGGTTTTTCATTTCTATAACACTCGATGAATTGCGAGTTTACTTTTATTGCACTTAGAATAACTTATTATTTCATTTCAATGGATGTTTACTTATCGCACTGCATTTCAATACATTGTTTGTTAATTTATCTTTCTTGGTTAGAATTATAAGTACTTTAAATTTTCAAGGGACCTACCTACAAAAAGATTTGCATAGACATTTAGGGTCggtttgttttgtggaaaatgtacaatttctagaaaatacCTATCAAGAAGTCATCTTCTATCGGTATTTGATTGAAacgtcaaaatcaatcaaaaaatatttttcgctatTTGTTGTGgagaatttgatttgatttttatgaggaaaattactaaaaaacatgatttttttaattcttaattttaaattacttctaatttttaattatatatattctttttttttcattatttctcTTATTTATGGTAAGTTTAACGATTTGATCgtaatttttgaaagttttaagattcaattgcacttttataataagtttaagaatttCTAGTACACTTATCCATTTATAAAACTATAGAGCATAGCATCTTTTTAATAGAAGAATAATGAAGTTAAACTTATACTATGTTTGAAGAAAGGGAGGATTAGGTTTCAGGGATTTGCTTTCCCTTTAAGAAGGCAATACCAAGAAAACAAGCTTGAAGACTAACTCAAAGTCCCTCACCACTCTCATGCCGGCCAttgaaatgaatttactttCCTTGTATAGATTTTTGGCATGTAGATAAAGGAGCATGCCCCTTTTAGGGATGGTAGAGCTTGCTCGTAGGAAGAGATTTAGAGTGTGTTTggaagccccttgggaaaatgGTGGGTCGTTTGGCAATCATTTTGAAgtagctttcaagtgaaagtcagCATTAGGAAGGCTGAAAGTCCTATGTTAGTAAGGATTAACTTTGAGCttttagcatttggccaaatgctaaaacttattttttttttccaaaactataatcattcatttttcaaatttcttattttgccctcattattatttttaaaatgcccaaaataatgctaaaaaaaaagcaaatttatataaatgctaaaaaaaaaattaaatatattttggtcttttaaaaaaattatttatatatttgatttttagcattattgtcaaaatttatatttaaaaagctGCATAcatgattttttcaattttaaataaataaaaattaaaaaattccgacaaagggtttggtcttttaaaaaaaattatatatatgtatttgatttttagcattattttcaaatttatatttaaaaagttacatacattattttttcaattttaaacaaataaaaatttcgatgaaagatttggtcttttttttttatatatatatatgtatgtatttgatttttttggtatttttgtcaaaatttatatataaaaagttgcatactttatttttttcaattttaaacaaatgaaattaaaaaaaaaaactaatattaatcacaCAAAGGGCTCtttaaatgtgttttctaccaaccggcatttctctcaaagttacTTCTTAAagtatagtttaccaaacggcCTTTGTATTTACCTAAAGTCTTTTAGGCtaaattatttgcattttcccaatgggctttcaaaatattgaaccaaatgcacccttaatcTCTCACTTAGTGCATTGTTCAGTATGTAATGAAGCTAACATAACAATTAGAGAAGACAAATGGCTGAAAAAGATGGGTGCTTGGAGGTCCTACTCCTAGAGGTGAGCCACTAGTGGCAGTTGATCTAATTAACAAGGAGGAGAACTTATGGAATGTTAAGCTTCTTGAGGATAATTTTGATGTTAAATTGTCAATAAAATCCTATCTATTCCAATGAGGACTCAGATAGCAAAAGATTAGATTGTATGGACATGGATTCAATTGGACAAATATTCAATCCAAAGAGGATATAATCGCATAAGAGGGTTAGATGACAAGCCTAGCTAGATTCAAGCATTTTCCACCATTCAAGTTCCTTACTGTCTATGGAAGGAGATATGAAACTTGTGTAACACCCCTAAAGTCAAATTATGTATGTGGTCCTTATGTCAAAATGCTCCACTTATGAAGGAGAACCTATTTGAAATATGAATTGTACCCAATTCGATGTGTGCATTGTGCAATGAAGGCATCCCTAAGAAAACAAAGCATTTATTCTTGTTATACCCATGGACAACACACATCTATATATTAAACTTTCGACATAAGGTTTGTCAAGAATTGAAGCATGGATATAAGAATTAAAAGCAAACTCAGCTCACTCGCCCAATCTGGAAGCGGTCGCGTTGGTGCTCTGGCACATGTGAAAAGCACTAAATCACTTCGTCCTCATGAACAGACCTCTAGCTACACCAGGCGTCATGGATTATGCATTCGCAAACTCAAAGATTTCCAAAAATTGGGGACTTAACACAACACCTACAGAACTTTTGGTCTCCACCATAGCTCGGGTCATTGAAAATTAAAGTCGACGGAGCATACAATCCTTGATCGACGAATAGAATCATTGCTTGCATTTGTCGTGATCACTCGACAAGGCTTGTTGATGGATTTGCAAGAACTGTTTAGGCTTCATCACCTTTTCGATGGAGTGTCATATGTCGCTTTAAACCTAGTGTCCTTGTTgccaagaaagaaaatcttTCGATTGAgtcccataatctctggttaaTCAATATCCATGGGAAGTTTGTATACTGATCACTAAGAGTCATGGTCTGTTGCTCAACTTCTTAAATATCTAGTTTCAACATTGCTATAAAGAGACAACTCCATTGGGGACTTGGAAAGCCAAAGCCATAGGAGAAATTCCCTTCCACTAATTTGGGTTATTTCACCTCCCTTAATTCTTTTGGAACTTTTATGTACTGAAACCCTTTTACAAGGCCCCTTTGGTTTTACTAGTTGAATGAAATGAgctttattttgacaaaaaggaaaaagaggctgattggaaaaaaatttcttgcttagataatttcatattattttttttcgtcAATTTCAAAGGAggcggttttttttttcctaagagAGTTCGACACAAACAATCATTATATTGTTCTACACGGTTTTATTGGAGAAGCTAACTTTTTCCGCACTCATATTTTGCATATATTTCCATTCTAAATTATTAACTAAATTCTCACTATTAGCACATGATGTACACATTTTCTTAGAACAtattgccttttttcttttgttttcaacttttctttcctGACGTGTACTCGTTCAATTATCAATAACCAATCATTAATATAACCATTGCCAAGTCGGCCACCGATTTCTCCTTAGAATAGATCTCTTTTATCTCAATTCCAAATATCTACCGCCTAGAAAGACGGTTTGCATGTCTACTGCCCAACATCATATTTTAATTGGGGAAGAAAGACATCGACAgttctttaactttttttttttttttcaatttggggCATCAAATAAAACATTTGATGGCAAGTTGATCGATTAATTCCATAAGAAATAGTAATCAGTACCCGGTTTAATTAATACCACAACCGAATCCACTTTCATTTTGATAATCAATGCTGacaattcttgaatttttttatttcaatttggaCTATTGTTGaatccaatatatatatatatatatatatatatatatatatatattatatatatatatatttgatagcAACTCGATTGGTTAATTCAATAAGAAAATGGTAATCAATACtcgattgaattaatatcatctAATCGAACTTTCAAGATGCCTTGGTGGTGAAATGGTAGACACGCGAGACTCAAAATCTCATGCTAAAGAGAGTGGAGGTTCGAGTCCTCTTCAAGGCATAATATTGAGaatactcaaatttttttttttttgtttacttattCAATTTCAATGAGTAAAATCTCATGTTCAACCAACTTAATTTCAAAATATCCAGTGAATGAACAAAAATCTCGAGCTTGAGAAAGTCCTTGATTGTCTATTattataaacaataaataatgaTATTTGAGCTTGAACTCTATTTACaattcattaattattttaatctcaTAGGCACTTATTTGCTCTATattttaatttggaataaagAATTCTATTTACAATTCGATCTAACCccgaatatttttatttgatttgttcGAGTtagttatttcattttaaaaaaagtaaactGAAATAAATGCTCATTACGTGGTCGTTAAAACTTGATGGGACATAAGACTCATATATAgcactttttctatttaaaaaagagaattctgggaaaaataaaagaacaagcaCCAGCGGAAGGAAGGAAAGGGGCTGCTGTTGCGAAAGAGGCGGCCGGAAATCCTCGCAAGGTCACCCGATCCCAGCGGGCGGCGAGGGATGCGAAGCATCCGAGGAGGGACTTGATCATGGGTTTTTCCTTGCGAGGGATGATGAGACCATCTGTTCCAGTAGAGATCTCGGGTGGATCTATCTTGGTGGTTCTCAGGTTGTTTCGTTGCTGTTGCCGGCGT
This region of Eucalyptus grandis isolate ANBG69807.140 chromosome 8, ASM1654582v1, whole genome shotgun sequence genomic DNA includes:
- the LOC104456595 gene encoding nudix hydrolase 7 — translated: MFVPRLKSVKLFDPLLHARQGSVPRPVVRGLFFSALTPRKPRALEGLAPRVPFPIRYKSISASSALRQGMTEHNDSGIEQIQLLDGFQDSYGGVTVEMKEHMDADVFAPLLRASISSWKQQGKKGVWIKLPIEYSHLVDITVKEGFRYHHAESNYLMLVCWLPETLDTIPVNASHRVGVGAFVLNDKREVLVVQEHSGRFQGTGVWKLPTGVVNEGEDICHAVVREVKEETGVDTKFVEVLCFRQSHKSFSTKSDLFFLCMLQPESSAIDKQNVEIEAAQWMPIEEYAAQPFVVGNKQFNFMAKICLAKADHGYPGFGALATTTGSGKRTYIYCSDPEIE